The genomic window TGGTGGGTAGGTACAATGTTTTGTTGATATAGGAAGACAGAACATAGCCGGCCTTCAGAAAATTGACATGCGTCGATGACGTCTTCATTTAATACTCCCTTTTTCGGACGCTAAAGATTTAGGAACATAAGGAGCGTACAAGCGGCTCCGTTGTCATTCCCCACAAAAAATCTGCATCACGGTGCATATCCaaggaaaaaatatcgcaGGCAATTTCATCCCCGACGATAACGGAATTTTAACGATATCAATAATACCGATAAACTCGATGAACTCAAGATTTCCGTAATTCtacattgaataaaaatcattaatAGTGCGTTCTAAAATACACTGGCAACGCTCCAGCCTCTAACTATTGACGACACTTGGACGCAATATTGCACGCCGCCCGAGCGATAAGCGGCCACGCGCTAGGTCTGAATTCTCCATTGCCAACACAATCGActagggaaaaaaatttactgtcGCAAAATCGGTTTCCGTCCCAGATTTTTGAAAGGAGCTACTTGCCATCTACTTAGACGCTCAGCcaatttcgtaaaaatgttACTCCGATAGTAAGCAGAGTGATCGATGCGTGTTTATACGATATACACATACTCTGATCTCTGGGTGCGTGCCGAAATTAGCTTCCAGTACCACTCATCTCTGCCAGTACTGTCAATAACTGTTTACCTTATGCGCCGCCGAGTTTGTGATCAGCTCTAcctctgtcctagggagttTTGAGCGCTGTCAGCTAGTTTCGAAAAATACCCTCTATTGTATGTAATTCCCTAAGAACAAGTTATGCAAACAATGGATAGAGCACGCTACTGACGTAGCAACCGCCTTTGGCAACCGCTTTCTAAAAGTGATAGATACAAATGGCTTCTGATGGTGATAGAGGGATTTCGGATAGCATTCAACCGTCCAAAAATGTCACAAAGCAACTGTCCGGCAGTGAAAAAGAGttggaaaagaagaaggaaaaacttCAAGGTATAATAGCAAATAGTGTGATATGTTCAAGGAGATTTACACAATCATAACctctttttgttatttaccGATTAGGAAGACAAcagttcaaaaaaattatatcctgATAGGATATTTAGAGATATAGCGTGTAgtgatattataattataagaatctaaaatttattgattcaATCAATATTTCTGAATGACGATTACAACTCTGATTTCAGCGGCAGTTTTTCTGACTGCTGTAACAGGAATAGCAGCAACATTGGGTTTTGGAACAACAGTAATTGCAGCTCGAAGACAGGATCCAAAGTATTTTCAAGAAGGCGTTTCTGGGACAAAAGCAATGACGGAAACTGGAGCATCGTTAGCTCTTAGAGCACTAAGCTGGGGAACATTGTACGCCGTAACTGGCTGTGGCATATTATGCTACGGtctttggaaattttcaggaGCGTCTAACGCAGAGGAGTTCAAAATAGCCATGGGTTCAATGTTGCCTAGGATATCAAAAAATGACCCACCTCAGAGTAGGACGGAGTTCGAAGGACTTACTGATTTGTTAACATACATCTCTGAAGATTGGGGTAatgaaaaagcaaaagaaTGTAAATAAATCATGATGTTGTAATACTGTATTGGTAACTCATTGTTTATATGTCTAGTCAAGAATTAATGATGTGTAACATGTTTTGTAAAGAgatacaaatatataattcGAAATAGAaacaccaattttttttatgcttatccaaatattatttacaaacAAGGCTAACTCATTTCCCCATGATCATCagaatttttatcacttttttaGTACATCATGATCTGATCTTTATCAATGTCTAACAGCGCTGGACCTAAACTTAAGGTGCTGGCATCTCTTATCAAATTTAACAggcaaataatcaaaaaattggaCTTTGGAACAATGTACCTCTTCATTTccaaatatgaaataattattagaGTGAAATTTTAGCCCCTTTTTTTTAATGCCTGCAAACTTCCACCCAtcttagaaatttttatacaaaattctGTTGCGGCCCTCGCATAACGAGCAAAGTGTGCAGCACATGGAGGTTGACACAGATTGAAATATGATAAGATTTGAATCCTTGTAACATAGCAGACAAGCCATTGTCGGTAGATTTTTACACATACTTAGTCATGAAATAATCTTGATGGATGTTGAACCCatatcaaaatgaaaataaaaaaccactGCAAAATGAAATCTTTCACATGCTCGTGCTTGTTGCCATTCCTATTATTTAACACAACATATGTTGTACATAATTCTTGCTGACCGACTCTATGAAAGTGCAGAATGGGAAATTAAACTGGCATATGTCATGAGTAAATCGAAACTGAAGAGTAAATGCTTCAGCTGCCTGCTTAAATATTTGGACAATGTACACCGCCAGTACAAATTGCTTCAGAAATCTTTTCATACGGCCGGAGTTTGCATGATGTAAACGTTGTACCGAGTTCGAAGATATTGGCAAATGACAACTCGATGTCTGAAGAACAAGAGAGAATGGCGTGATTATGAACTTGCCTGTGCGTCATATCATGTATTtacgttaaattaaaatttcattatcgTTTGATCCTTGAGTCTGGTAGCTACTTAACATTCCATGATTCATTCAAATGGACGGAAGAGTAAAGATTGAATACCATTTCACACTCTAATTAACATCTTCTTTGGGATTCACACTAGTCTTTAATGTTCACAGCCCATGCACTTGACACGTCGAGCCTATAGTTTACGGGCATACGAATTGCTGGAATCGTTTGAAAACATTTCATCCCTTGATATTCCAACTGTGTGATTAATGTAAAAGAGACTTCCACGACAACGCACATGTCGTAAAGTCGTCTTTTAGCCGTTTTTACAAAGACGTCTTTTACGCAAAGCAAAGAGGCGTCGTGAAGCTGTCTTCCTTGTTAGACAATTTTGAGACATGGATTTTGATGCATCGAAAAGATGTCCTGAAGCCGTCTTTTTGTAATACGCTTTCTCACCGTCAGATGATTCTACATTTCGAATAAAGTAAATCGCATAATGCACAGTCAACGCGTCGTTAATCGtagtcaaaatttttccattttttttttggtcaaaattAGCAAATGTGTAATGATTAAAAAGTGTCTCTTTTTTTAGCAGTTCAGTATCCTCAGTCACTACTGTATACCTGACCTTTAATAATTTATGTGATATCAGATGCTTAAATCAATTGCGAATTAGCTGCTTTGATGTTACAACAATTTTCTAGCCTAGATCAACACGAATAAATGCTGTGGTATACCTTTGACCTCGCATTTAACGAACTCGTGAGCCATAATATTACGTTGTGTTGGTCTGTGTTAGGAAATTGATGtagaagataataattttcatgcaTCGAAAGACGTCCCTAGGCCGTCCAATAAAGGATGTCTTCAGAATGTCTTCTTTGAACGCTAAAAGATGTCGGAAAATGTTGCATCCGCCATCTTTTCGACATCTTTAAGGCATCTTTTAGGAGTCTCGTAGGAAAAACTGTAAGCCGTCTTTCCCGATCATATGGCGTCGTTTAGACATCTTTGAGGGGCAGGTATCTTTTCTGGGTCGGCTGTACCTGAAATTTCAAGTGCCAACTTTAGTTGATAATATGGGTGTATGTATTGCGATTATAAGACTTACAAAATACTAAGTACAACTGGTTTAACCAGGTCAATAAGTACTGCTGTGAAAAGATAAATCAGGGAGAAATTTGGTTCGATCTTGAAacattgttagaaaaaaataataatgcgaTTGAAAGACTCAACAaccatttgaaattattagaTTACAACAATTGCATTAAATCAACTTCCTTGTACTTCGATCTAACGTAAGCATAACAAAAAACGTACCAGCTGCATCACGACTTAATAGTGGATCcgtttgttattttatttccacTTGTTTCTCTCTCGTTCATTCGCCTCTGCAAGTTCTACGGCAAAATACATCAAGATAAGATtcattttgtttatatttactgtaaaataaattacgtaaatgtgtaaaaaaaggGAAccgaaaagagagaaaaataaaaattaaaagaaaccTTACCGTCAAAGTTAGctcggaaaaaaatatgcgactaGCTTTGATGGATTGCAAATGCCATTAGGACTATGATCAggaccaaaaaaattattcgcatCGTAGTCGAGGACAATAATTAGCTGAGCGTGGTAAGCGGATGCTGACCTCAGAATGTAAGTAATATTTACGCAACAGGCAACGACGCTGCTcgtttatataaaaaaaaaaagataataataatatcggtgctggaataataaattatatttaaaataccCGTGCATATTCTAATGTAAGTTTGCATGAGCGTAAATTAAGAGATGAACATAGTTCAAGTGTCCCAGTAGTAAATTACAATGTGCACAAAAGATGCAAGCAGTAATATCACAAGCGGGACATTACATATAGTtttccgtaaaaaaattttcaaaccaagAACAGCGATTCACGGAGACGAGCGAAATCTTGCTTACATATATCGTGACTTGCTCAACTCTGCGGTATCGCTTGTATAAATTTAATGTCAAGAATGAAAAGACGATTAACTGAAACTAATGAATCGAATTTGGTATACATGTAAAACCAGTATTACAACCAATAAAAGAAAGGACGttgataaaaagaagaagacggTCGGGAATTTCCATTAATATTTGTAGTGTTTTTACCATCGACACGGGAATACGAATTACCGAACCATTGATCGATAAATCGCATTTTTTACACCGAAGATATGTTTCCTTCCTTCGTGATATTATCAAAAGATTGCAAGTGGCGTTGAAGTGCTCTTTGAAAGGTCCGTGAAGATcagttttaaaataattacacaGTCAATCCATTTACAGCAGACCTTAAACTCACACGTGTGCAACTAGTCATAGAAAATGTGACGCGTTTCATGACTTGCGATACGTCAATGATACAAGTCATTTTAAATTCGTTCTACAACTCATAATTTGTTCGATCAAATTACCTGCTCAAAACCTTCAATAATAGGTTTGTGCGTTGCCCGTGCGTGTATTTAACTATAAAACACATGTGATTTTTAATTCGGAACTCCCGTTGACCGTGACACTATTTTTGTTTACTCCATGCTCTAGGgccaaatttttcaaatctgggACTAGGATCTTTGTCAGTAAAATGAAACGTGGGTCGTGTGATTACGATACGCTTGTTGATAAATGTTTACGGTGTTTCGAGCGTCAAACGGTTTCACCCATGGCCAACGGTGAAACACGCATACGGCCGCCGAGTATTTAAGATATTcatctgattgtgagtaatGTGATTTCGGAAATCCGTGCTGAACTTTACAACGACAGCGAAACCACATTGAAATACTGTGTCAAAGATTGCTTATACCTATGcgtacaaaatttttccacttgGCTGTACAAGTGTGTACTTGCGTTGAACCAAAAGATTTTGAACTCTGCATGACACTTGCTAAAGCAGTTACTGCTTTGGAATCCCATCGTAAGTCAAAAAATGGCTCAAACTGAATACATGCACATACCTACTTAATTATGTAAACAGCAATCAACTGCGATACTCGGAAGACGTAAGGTAAATATTCGTGAAATGAATCACTTTTACGTGATTCAGTATATGCGAGAAAATTTCCAGGTCTCTGTTGGATTTTTACCGTGCCCTGAAGAAagtgaaatattaaatttatataaatcaTTCCAACATCGGTTATAATGATGACGCAATTTATCACCACGTAGTTACCAAGAAATTTCCGCGATTATATTCTCATTATACAAAAATTAGAAAGTAATCGATTATCAAAATTGTCGAGTTTTCTTAAATTTACACTAATGTATTAGAACTTATGAGTGCAGGATTTTATAGGGTGACGTCAGAACGGAAAATCCGGGAATCATGAGCATCGAGAAGAGTAAGGAAAAAGTCAGGGAGTCAGAATGGAATACAGGAAa from Neodiprion lecontei isolate iyNeoLeco1 chromosome 1, iyNeoLeco1.1, whole genome shotgun sequence includes these protein-coding regions:
- the LOC107224380 gene encoding transmembrane protein 242 produces the protein MASDGDRGISDSIQPSKNVTKQLSGSEKELEKKKEKLQAAVFLTAVTGIAATLGFGTTVIAARRQDPKYFQEGVSGTKAMTETGASLALRALSWGTLYAVTGCGILCYGLWKFSGASNAEEFKIAMGSMLPRISKNDPPQSRTEFEGLTDLLTYISEDWGNEKAKECK